A genomic region of Brevibacillus sp. JNUCC-41 contains the following coding sequences:
- a CDS encoding EcsC family protein — protein MKLETKEELEKELTIIEKWEKDQKGLWFWERIGRIPFKLLDKLTPDFIQKKLGVMLDEIGSYIQNGGKYLTKESHILSQLQAKVPELEIKALEDVSGIPLQIMDSVSQDIKNSGSKLATVQGATTGIGGIFTLAIDIPLLLGMSIKTLQDIAITYGFNPRDRQERIFIVKCLQFTTSDVVGKKALLNELSKMDQTDSQSKREIASELQGWREVVYTYRDQFGWKKLMQMVPVAGIIFGALTNRSMIADIADTGIMLYKKRRILERLQEPIAKN, from the coding sequence ATGAAACTTGAAACAAAAGAAGAGCTTGAAAAAGAATTAACGATCATTGAAAAATGGGAAAAAGATCAGAAAGGACTATGGTTTTGGGAAAGGATCGGACGGATTCCCTTCAAGCTATTGGATAAGTTGACACCGGATTTCATTCAGAAAAAATTGGGTGTTATGCTTGATGAAATCGGCAGCTACATTCAGAATGGCGGAAAATATTTAACGAAAGAATCTCATATTCTAAGTCAGCTGCAAGCCAAGGTTCCCGAGTTGGAAATTAAAGCCCTGGAAGATGTTTCAGGCATCCCCCTCCAAATCATGGATAGCGTGAGTCAGGATATTAAAAATTCAGGCAGCAAATTGGCAACGGTTCAAGGTGCCACTACAGGGATTGGCGGAATTTTCACCTTGGCCATCGACATCCCCCTTCTTCTCGGCATGTCTATCAAAACGCTTCAGGATATCGCCATCACATATGGCTTCAATCCTAGAGACCGCCAAGAGCGTATTTTCATCGTCAAATGTCTGCAATTCACAACATCGGATGTTGTCGGCAAAAAGGCTCTATTAAATGAATTATCGAAAATGGACCAGACCGATTCCCAATCAAAAAGGGAAATAGCATCCGAACTGCAAGGTTGGCGGGAAGTCGTTTATACATACCGTGATCAGTTTGGCTGGAAAAAACTTATGCAAATGGTTCCTGTTGCCGGGATAATCTTTGGCGCCCTTACAAATCGTTCCATGATTGCCGATATAGCCGATACGGGAATCATGCTATATAAGAAAAGAAGGATTTTAGAGCGCCTTCAAGAACCTATTGCAAAGAATTGA
- a CDS encoding PucR family transcriptional regulator, which produces MKEFEKNRDIFKDLYGDMMEFADRISSVLGCPITIEDGNHRLLAYSTHDDTTDQARIMTIIGRRVPEKVINSLWKDGFIPALLKEDAPIKIGAINDVGLGNRVAVSIRKNNEVLGFIWALEVNEPFSGEDMKFLQFAAKEAKNQLQQLQLKKKRKEAGHQEFLWRMLTGHYQEESEIIEHFKKFSIHVPVVFSILVFEFPKEINREVERYISYMLTTTQKINSSLFAIDHNKLILFAGGNQENSPSFTSSIYEFIPFFILEMKQRFGVEHILGTAGNMYKNLMDVKSSYEEAQYTLKMKSIFPDDMKLILHYEELGMFQMIESLASNKQRRVHPSILKLKAYDMKNQTELLRTLTVYLEKDCNPNESSSNLHIHVNTLNYRLKRISEVGNIRLKDPIQKMSLFLNIKLNQYDEFHKKN; this is translated from the coding sequence ATGAAGGAATTCGAAAAAAATAGAGATATTTTTAAAGACCTTTATGGAGATATGATGGAATTTGCCGATAGAATCAGTTCTGTTTTGGGTTGCCCCATTACGATCGAGGACGGTAACCACCGCTTACTTGCTTATAGCACACACGATGATACTACGGATCAGGCTCGTATCATGACCATAATCGGAAGACGTGTCCCTGAAAAGGTCATCAACAGTTTATGGAAAGATGGCTTCATCCCCGCGTTATTGAAAGAAGATGCCCCCATTAAAATCGGGGCCATCAATGATGTCGGTCTCGGTAACAGGGTTGCGGTTTCCATCCGGAAAAATAATGAAGTACTTGGATTCATTTGGGCTTTGGAAGTAAATGAACCTTTCTCCGGAGAAGATATGAAATTTCTGCAATTCGCTGCCAAGGAGGCGAAGAACCAGTTACAGCAATTGCAATTGAAAAAGAAAAGGAAAGAAGCAGGTCATCAAGAGTTCCTTTGGCGCATGTTGACCGGGCACTACCAAGAAGAATCGGAAATAATTGAACATTTCAAGAAATTTTCCATCCACGTTCCAGTGGTTTTTTCCATATTGGTATTCGAATTTCCTAAAGAGATCAATCGCGAAGTGGAGCGTTACATTTCATACATGTTAACGACCACTCAGAAGATAAACAGTTCCTTATTTGCCATTGACCACAACAAGCTCATTCTTTTCGCGGGAGGCAACCAGGAAAACAGCCCATCTTTCACTTCATCGATTTATGAGTTCATTCCTTTTTTCATTCTGGAGATGAAACAGCGTTTCGGTGTTGAGCATATCCTTGGAACGGCTGGCAATATGTATAAAAACTTAATGGATGTTAAATCAAGTTACGAAGAAGCTCAATACACCCTTAAAATGAAGAGTATTTTCCCAGATGACATGAAACTCATTTTACATTATGAAGAACTTGGCATGTTTCAAATGATTGAATCACTCGCAAGCAACAAACAGCGTCGTGTTCATCCTTCCATCCTTAAGCTAAAAGCATATGACATGAAAAACCAGACGGAATTGCTGCGCACGCTCACTGTCTATCTAGAGAAAGACTGCAATCCAAATGAATCTTCAAGTAATCTTCATATCCATGTGAATACATTGAATTACCGATTAAAAAGAATCTCTGAAGTGGGAAATATTCGGCTAAAAGACCCGATTCAAAAAATGTCCCTCTTCCTTAACATTAAACTTAATCAATATGATGAATTTCACAAGAAAAATTAA